One segment of Macrotis lagotis isolate mMagLag1 chromosome 1, bilby.v1.9.chrom.fasta, whole genome shotgun sequence DNA contains the following:
- the LOC141489143 gene encoding olfactory receptor 51F2-like: MSAFNNTSSQPLIFLLTGFPGLEAFQIWISIPICLLYAIALSGNSLILFVVIREQSLHEPMYYFLSMLSATDLGLTICTLSTTLGVFWFNYREINLDACIIQMFFLHGLTFMESGVLLAMAFDRFVAICAPLHYATILTNTKIAQIGVTMVARDVAIMTPVVLLLKRLSFCKSKVLSHSYCYHVDVIKLSCNDNRINSIMGLFALFSTTGIDCPCILISYIMIIRSVLNIASPEERHKAFNTCVSHISAVAIFYIPLVSLSLVHRYGRKAPPFIHTMMANVFLLIPPVLNPIIYSVKTKQIRRAIIKHFNSLGNKM, translated from the coding sequence ATGTCAGCTTTCAATAATACCAGCTCCCAACCACTGATATTTTTGTTGACTGGATTTCCTGGCCTTGAAGCATTTCAAATCTGGATCTCCATTCCCATCTGCCTCTTATATGCCATTGCCCTCTCTGGGAACAGTCTGATTCTGTTTGTTGTGATCCGTGAACAGAGCCTCCATGAACCCATGTACTATTTCCTTTCCATGCTCTCAGCCACTGACCTGGGATTGACTATCTGCACTCTCTCTACCACACTGGGAGTTTTCTGGTTCAATTACAGAGAGATCAATCTTGATGCTTGCATCATTCAAATGTTTTTCCTCCATGGACTAACATTTATGGAGTCTGGTGTGCTTCTAGCCATGGCCTTTGATCGTTTTGTGGCAATCTGTGCCCCACTTCATTATGCCACCATTCTAACTAACACTAAAATTGCTCAAATTGGTGTGACCATGGTTGCAAGAGATGTTGCAATCATGACTCCAGTGGTTCTTCTTCTGAAAAGGCTATCATTTTGTAAGTCAAAGGTCCTTTCTCATTCTTATTGCTACCATGTGGATGTGATCAAACTTTCATGCAATGACAACAGGATCAACAGCATCATGGGGCTTTTTGCCCTCTTTTCAACAACAGGTATTGACTGTCCTTGTATTCTCATATCCTATATTATGATCATTCGATCAGTGCTCAATATTGCATCCCCCGAGGAGCGACACAAAGCTTTTAATACATGTGTCTCTCATATTAGTGCAGTTGCTATTTTCTATATTCCCCTTGTGAGCTTGTCTCTTGTGCACAGATATGGTCGGAAAGCACCCCCTTTCATACATACCATGATGGCCAATGTCTTCCTCCTTATACCACCTGTTCTTAACCCCATCATCTACAGTGTGAAGACTAAACAGATACGCAGGGCTATTATTAAGCATTTTAATAGTTTAGGGAATAAGATGTGA